Within Triticum dicoccoides isolate Atlit2015 ecotype Zavitan chromosome 1B, WEW_v2.0, whole genome shotgun sequence, the genomic segment ttccctgccggaaatagcagcgcttcgccgcggcagcccctcccgcagcagctgggcgtttccggccacGGAGGCacggtttaacggcgggtacacgtccaccgagcgcaaggtgttcggcgttttgactgtctcggtgatggactcggatgaggaggaagagctcgccgcgctgctggaggaggaagccgcggccgacgtccaggaagaagagcatctgatggtgctcgccgccctcgcccagctgctggcgagcaatgaaaagccgcgtcgaggtggctcggcgccggggcgggtgaaagcaaagaaccggcatcatctgcaaggctactgcatgctctactccgactacttcgccgatgctccacttcatggcgagagaacatttcggcgccgttatcggatgagccgaaagctcttcctcaggattgtgaattccatccgggagttcgacaactacttcaagtgcaagatagattgcactggcgctcttagattcacctccatccagaagtgtacgacagcgatgaggatgcttgcatatggagctcccagtgattcactcgacgactatgggcgcatggccgagtccaccagcatagagtgtttctacaagttctgtcgggcagtggtggcagtgtttgggccacaatacttgagaccacccaatgcggaagacactgctcggatcctagcccagaatgcagcaagaggatttctgggatgcttggaagcatcgactgcatgcattggaaatggaagaactgcccatttggttggcaggggatgtacaaaggcgccaaaggcggttgcagtgtggtgcttgaggcggtagccacacaggacctctggatttggcactccttctttggtatgccaggaactcacaatgacatcaacatgctgcagtgctctcctgtttttgccaagctcgttgagggccattctcctccggtgaacttcgagatcaatgggcaccaatacaacaaggggtactatctagctgacgacATCTattcgagatggtcgacatttgtgaatacgatctcaaaccctgtggcaggaggcaagaacgcctggtttgcgaagcttcaggaggcttgtaggaaggatgtcgagcgggcatttggtgtgctccaatctcgattcgctgttgttcggtaccccgctcagacctggtcgaaagatcaaatgtgggagatcatgacttgctgtgtcatcttgcacaacatgatcatcgagagcgagcaagaagacccagtgtttgacactaaaccatactacaggcagggtcctctagccgaagttgatcaccagctaccggcaacttggactgcctatctcagtatgcgtcaggagatccgagacccacaggtgcatcatcaactgcagaaagatctgattgagcacctatggaggctcaagggggacgccgcgtgatgaaatacgagtttttatttgttgaactatatattgaactatttgttgttgtagtattttgttgaagtatttgatttttctgtgatgaaatatgtgataaggaataattgtgttgataattgaacgccgagacacggcgaaaccacgccgaatatgggcctattctcgctcatatgggccgtttattcgccgaaattgggctgcaaagtgggccaatttcggcgcctgggggcgacgactgggcgcaaaaccgcccccagcgccgagtgtaccgccggctcgcccccaggggtgatttgtatgcgtcctgggggggccaacggctggagatgcccttacgagTCTGTCTCCATACGGATCATCGGCGGCACTTATCTATGTACggagaaaaaaagaaataaattaCATGAGTGGATGATATGCAGCCGTACAGCTAGCAGTGGACATTTTCTCCTGGATCGATCGCCCTGGTAGCTCGATCCAGTATATTATAGGTTAATCAGTAGCAGATATGAACTGCACCAGATATGTCCTCCGCAACCATAGTCCAAAGTTGTTGCAGGAAGATCGAAAGCAGGGGAAAAGGGTCGGTCCATACCTAACTttgccaagcctttctcaggaaatTGAGCCAAGAAAGGGTAGGCTTCGTACAATATTCCAGGATCACATGCACCATCTATGGCCCTTGGTCCGTGCATGATCCGACGTGTCATTTCACGATTCGCTGGGATGACGAGACCTGAGGCGGAGTGGGGTACAAGTACTAGCATAGTATACCCGTGCTTCTTTCCAAACGAAACCCAGGTGACCAACTCCTCATCTCTCCGCTAGTAAATATCTCCAGTTAGCCGGCCACGGTTGCTCTCTGCCATCTGAATCTCCGGTCGTACGTCATGGTCCGGGGAAAGACGGTGATCGAGAAGATCGAAAACACCACAAGCCGGCAGGTGACCTTCTCCAAGAGGAAGGGTGGGCTGTTCAAGAAAGCCAGGGAGCTGGGCGTGCTCTGTGATGCGCAGGTAGGGGTGCTCCTCTTCTCCAACACAGGACGCCTCTACCACTACTGCAACTCCAACTCCGGGTACCCTGCTGTTTATAGATCAGTCTTTCTGTctgtctctctatctatctatctacataTCTATACAAACTTTCAATACTTTATGGGCTAATCAGCTAGATGTGTGTTTGTTTTAGTTCATATGTTCTATTGATCTATATATTGCCTCTTAGTTAATTTCGAACCTTTGCTACTGACGAGTGTGTGACCTATATGAGGCTGGATGTGTCTTCCTAGAAATACAAGATCCAAATACCCACTGTATTTCTCTCCTTTTTCTGAGGATGCTTGGTAATTTGAGCCAAAAATCTAGAACCGGGGAGCCAACTTTGCCTTAAGAGAACAGACATGCTAGATAGACTGATTTTGCAAACTCATCTCAAGCGACAGTTAAATAGTAATCTATATTAATTTAGGTCTCCATCACCCAATGTTTTGAGCCAAATTTAATCCTTTTCTTCATTCCACCCAAGAACCTTGGTTTTCAAGGACAGAATATGAAATTAAAAGACTTGATGCTTTTTTTGTATCTTGAATTCTTGATCAGTATTTTTCTCAATCTCAACTTTGTTACTACCTTACTGCTCCTAATTAGTTTTTTTGGCGATATTTTACTTTCCTACTTCGCAGAGCATAGCGAAGTCCACTCGTCTCCTTTCTCTATATTGACGATCGAGAGATGTCACCATATAGTAAAAGGATGAGCTGGAATTTCGCTTGCCTCACTTATATGAGATATAAGCAGGTCTGGTGGTATTTCTTCATATGTGTAACCTCAGTTAATTAAGCTTGTGGTTTCACAGTGTTATTTGCACTCAGAAGTTCTCATTCGTTGAGGAACCAAAACATCACATATTGAAGAAAACATTGTATTTTACGCACTTCGACTTCATAGTGTGCATGCGCCACTACAGAAATAATTAATGACACCATCTTATCTTCCTTTGAAGTATATTTTAAACCGGACATAAAAAAATACAACACATAATGATATTTTCTATTTCCCGCTCCAACTCTATAAATCTACATACTATTCACATGAGTCACATTATTTTCTTTGTCCAACTTACTTCTACTACTGACTTTGTGAAATACTTCTGTGGTTATTTTATGCTCTCACAAATTCTTAACCTCCAACCTTTCCTCCATTTTATCCCCAAATAATATTGACAAGTGCTTTTTTACGAGAGATTAACAAGTACTTTTGACTACCTTTTTATGTAGGGATCATTAGACAAATAAACTCAAGGCACTAGTCCACACATCTTTCCTTTTCTATTGTCTGTTCCAACTTTTAACACCCTCATGTAGGTTCTCTGTATTGAAATGTAAGATACGAATATGTAAATATGTTTAATAATATTTAGGTTGATAATATGAAAACAACAAATATGATAATATCAAAATGTTACCCTTTCATTTTAGAAAAATAATATATGCACATACTATGCCAACACGTTCATTGAAAACTGCACCCCATATCCATTGTATAACCATGGAAACTATGGCCGTAAAATCATGTCAGCATGCATTGGCACAAGTGTACCTCTCTTCAACAAAAACTTCACAAAGTGTGCATAATTATATCTTTCTCATTTGTAAGATAAGAGATTTTGCTTTTGTTTAATATTATAATATGTTATCTCTTGTTTACAGGATGAAATCACTACTTGAAAGATACCAACAGGTTAAGGAGGGTCAACAATTCATGAGTGCAAGCGCACAAGCTAAGGTATGACTTTTGATCAGTATTTCTCAATAAGATAGCTAGTCATGCGGTTTATGTCTACTTCAATGCTCATTGGGTCTGTCCTTCGTATACTTGTACTACCCCACCTTCATGCCATGCGGATACCATGCGTGGCATAGCTATCCAATTATGCCCCCCTAACTTTAGAAATATACCTTCTCATATGGCAACAAAGATGGAGATTAACATCAAGTTTCATGCCAGAATGAGCCCTCAACCACCTTATTCTTGATGTCTTTACTTGATGTGATTATCCATTGCCGGCACGTTGTCGTGGACGCTGGTAGTAACGTGCTGCTACCCAAAGTTGCTAGACCAATTTCACTCTACTATGTTATAACTTTGTTTCAAAATaaccaataattcaaaaaaaatctattGTTTTGGTGCACTCATATAATGCGTAGTATTATTTTTTACCGCAAAGTGCACTATTAGCTAAGGAATTTACAATACCGTTAGAAATCAAACTTCATGGGTTGCAAATATGAATTAACTGGGAAAATCAAATTttgatttttcaaactagaaaatTGTAGATGTTAGGGCACATCGGAGTTAAGGGAGGCAGTGCTCTTGTTACTAAAAGATCGTCTTCTAAGCCAAGCGCTAGTCGGGGTGGGGGTGGAGTGGGGAAGTACCTATATGGGCCCGATCTTGAGCAAAGCAATGGTACAGGCTTTCTTGTGAAAGTGGGATGTAAAACAAATTATACATAAAACCAATAACATATCATGTGTTGCTCTACAGACCACCGTCATTTGTTCAATGATATCTAAGGAGATAACATTTCCAACATCTTACACAAAGGACCATAATATGTTAATGATATCTAACGCACTCACTTGATCAATAATGAAACATATATGCATATTTAAAGATTGGTtcatattgcttttgcaattcaattGAATAGCTATTTCATTATTTCACCTATAATTTATCAAAACCCACGACAATATAGTTTGTCTCCGTTCGGTTGTTTTATTTTAAATTCTATAGTATAAATACATTATTCCAGGACATTGAGTATTTCTATATGTATGTGACTGTTCATTTATAGTTTTGGCAAGCAGAGGGAGAACGTTTGAGGCAGCAACTACATAACTTGCAAGAAAATAATAGGTATGCTAAGTAAATTTATAGGAATGATGTTCTAAAACTAATTAAGAATGAAATGGATACCGATTTTTCATGTGCAATAATTTGAAATATCATAAACTCAAATCTTTAATAGATGTAATATTCATACTCAAAAAACAATAATTACACATTTGCGCTAATTTGCTAAACCATTTCAGGCAATTGTTGGGACAACATTTATCTGGCTTAGGTTTGGAAGACTTAAGTGGTTTAGAGAAGCAACTAGAAACGAGCCTGCATAACATTCGACTAGCAAAGGTAATGCTTAACGTTACCATGATCGTACATCTTTGTAGTGGCACTAATCATATTGTTCTTTCCAGGACCAACTTACGATTGATGAAATTGAAGAGTTCAATAAGAAGGTCAATTTGTGATTTCACCATTGCAACACTACTACCACCATATCACAGAGGGCGGCCCATTTTATTTCCAATTAGCCTAACCTTTTTTAACTGCAGGGAAACCTCGTACACCAAGAAAATGTTGAGCTGCACAAGGAACTAAATATCATTCATCAAGAGAATATATATTTGCAAAGCAAGGTGCGTAGGTATAAGAGAACCACCCATGCAAAATTAAAATAAGATAAAGGGAGTATAGAAGAGTACTCCTTACATAATACACAAACCTTGCATGTCTGTAAGTTGTCATGCATGTTCAATTCAATTTTTCAGCTAAATGGGCAGCGAGAAGCAAATGGGGCGATTACAAGTTCTTCTAGCCAGTGCAGCATTGCTGCTCGAGATGGTGCAAATCTAGTTCGTTTGGAACTCAGCAAACCACATCATGCGGAAAAGGATGAGGAACCAGAATCAGCAAGACTGGGGTATGGTGAAATTTGTGTTCTTTAATTTGTCTTTGCCTATTAAATTGTTAAGACAAAGTAAACATATGAGCTAACACAGAGGGCAACCTCTCCTATTCAATCCATGAAACAGTCTTTGACTACCAGCGGACTGATGGACGAGGCCAGAAGTTTCTACTAAAAGCTGAAAGGTCTGTCGGATGATCGACCGGAGTATTGATGTGGCAATTCTATTCTCAATCAAATGCTAGTTGTTGTTTCCAGTACGTCTACCCATGAATTGTACATATAAAATTTGATTGTGAGATTTGCAACTTGCTCCAGGtaattttctttttcttgttctcaAAATATGATAGTACTTGTGGCTAGCAAAGGAACGAGAACATCATTATTGAATCCCTAGACTCCATAAACATGCATTCATATCCATGTATACCAGTGGGTCGCACTTGTTATTTTCAAGGAACTAGCACACCGTGTCGGGTATACAATGTGCAAACCGGGTTGAGTTTGCTTGAGTACATTTTTCTTAAGAAAATTCCCAATTTCACCGCTAACAATTATAATATGACCAAGTGTACAAACACAAACCAATAAAAAGTTGTTCATCAACAAAAGTTCAATTGTTAGATTCCATTGGCTTGCAAAACCTACAACGATATTGAGATCATCATTATCATTGGAAATAACTATAGAAAATCACCACAAAGACAGGTTGTCAATTTTTCATGATTGCCATGGACAAAGGTTCACGGACCATTATTACATATTTAGAGGACTAGACATCCCAAAAAGATGAAAAGGCTCATGGCAGCGGTGACCCATGCAGGGGGCTGGTGGTGCGTCTAGGCGACTAGATGTGGTGGCTACGTGGTGGT encodes:
- the LOC119300959 gene encoding MADS-box transcription factor 23-like: MVRGKTVIEKIENTTSRQVTFSKRKGGLFKKARELGVLCDAQVGVLLFSNTGRLYHYCNSNSGMKSLLERYQQVKEGQQFMSASAQAKFWQAEGERLRQQLHNLQENNRQLLGQHLSGLGLEDLSGLEKQLETSLHNIRLAKDQLTIDEIEEFNKKGNLVHQENVELHKELNIIHQENIYLQSKLNGQREANGAITSSSSQCSIAARDGANLVRLELSKPHHAEKDEEPESARLGYGEICVL